The following proteins come from a genomic window of Micromonas commoda chromosome 2, complete sequence:
- a CDS encoding predicted protein: MDAEVSVPNDGGDQAKMEAKRVQMMDRLAAIEEARKADADARRAELDAAADPRENIRSFLAGFEERKARVEGEVNSHRSAVGTPDAKPADDLRAALDALQADVIAIERSVAEASYFLPAYDSRACTAAVDHLKKTVADATAELLPRKKFTFSKKKKEATASKPDSEKKETDDVAAQLARIGIRTTMMTTTSGTSGPKGSKEDEGPGVRNRTGETVVVDASSAVGDFELKRLVDCEVYLCNLEPLDAVRACDLRNTRVYVGPVAGSVLLHGADACEFHLCARQVRIHDATNGTSFYVRTASGPIIEHSSDVRFAPYAFGYPGIDEAMEKAGFGGADPGKWREVEDFGWIKQVASPNWRILAESERVPPPKPPSIDAT, translated from the exons atggacgcggaggtgtCGGTGCCCAACGATGGGGGCGACCAGGCCAAGATGGAGGCCAAGCGCGTTCAGATGATG GACCGCCTGGCTgccatcgaggaggcgcgtaAGGCCGACGCAGACGCGCGCAGGGCTGAGttagacgccgccgcggatcccaGGGAGAACATCCGATCGTTCCTCGCGGGTTTTGAGGAGCGAAAGGCGCGCGTGGAGGGCGAGGTGAACTCGCATCGATCCGCGGTTGGCACCCCCGATGCCAAGCCGGCCGACGACCTCAGAGCCGCGCTGGATGCGCTCCAAgccgacgtcatcgccatcgagcgatccgtcgcggaggcgtcgtaCTTTCTCCCGGCGTacgactcgcgcgcgtgcaccgccgccgtggaccaCCTGAAGAagaccgtcgccgacgccaccgccgagctcctcccgAGGAAAAAGTTCACCTTctccaagaagaagaaggaggcgaccgCTTCGAAACCGGACagcgagaagaaggagacggacgacgtcgccgcgcagctcgcgcgcATTGGGATACGTACGAcgatgatgacgacgacgagtggtACGAGTGGGCCGAAGGGGTCAAAGGAGGACGAGGGACCAGGGGTGCGGAACAGGACGGGCGAGACCGTCGTGGTCGACGCTTCTTCGGCTGTGGGCGACTTTGAGCTCAAGCGTCTCGTGGACTGCGAGGTGTACCTGTGCAACCTCGAGCCCCTtgacgccgttcgcgcgtGTGACCTGCGAAACACGAGGGTGTACGTCGGGCCCGTCGCGGGCAGCGTGCTGctgcacggcgcggacgcgtgcgagtTTCACCTCTGCGCGAGGCAGGTGAGGATacacgacgcgacgaacggAACCTCGTTTTACGTCCGGACTGCATCCGGGCCCATCATCGAACACTCCAGCGACGTGCGTTTCGCGCCGTACGCGTTCGGGTACCCGGGCATCGACGAGGCCATGGAGAAGGCGGGGTTCGGGGGCGCGGACCCTGGTAAGTGGAGAGAGGTTGAGGATTTCGGGTGGATCAAGCAGGTGGCGTCGCCCAACTGGAGGATTCTGGCGGAGAGCGAGAGGGTCCCGCCCCCGAAGCCGCCTTCGATCGATGCGACGTAA
- a CDS encoding predicted protein translates to MAAWRVESAVAAAAGDEPALAGAGAAAIVAGASLAIARVAGVSGDDKSTHYDGETYDGLPTVYDIPAIREYWSERPLAAGKRAGGLVAKLSQWALSVLSDVATGNVETNSRKRAAAMRDLISEQGPAFVKVGQAIAIRPDLLPQAYLDELQKLLDQVAPFGSDEARATIEASLGDGVTLDDVFEDAATAFAQPVAAASIGQVYKATLRLDAPGVDQSESNAWGRVVAVKVQRPDILSVVTLDLLVIRSLLEAAARIPTGNNALLEQVVQTAEGFIPVLDVAAERFMEELDYGLEANNASRFEADMARTEVVRGAVKVPHVFRGLSGRCVLTQEWVTGRKLTEITADPASGPVRAKLVQTLLNSYMVQFLDTGFLHADPHPGNFMLMPDGRLCILDYGMMTEISQDQRIAFIEYIAHLSAREYDKTLGDLVNLGFVPASLADDPANRAIVTDALNAQSASRVGELSDKLEALAKDYPLQLPPYFVLILRAFGTLEGLGLSVDENYAIVDECFPYVARRMLADDSPRMRAALRSFVYGGGDRLKVSRVR, encoded by the exons ATGGCGGCGTGGCGCGTGgaatccgccgtcgccgccgccgcgggcgacgaacctgcgctcgcgggcgccggcgccgcggccatcgtcgccggcgcctccctcgcgatcgcccgcgtcgccggagttTCCGGCGACGACAAATCCACGCACTACGACGGCGAGACCTACGACGGACTCCCCACCGTCTACGACATCCCCGCCATACGCGAGTACTGGAGCGAGCGACCGCTGGCGGCGGGaaagcgcgcgggcggcctcgtcgccaagCTCTCTCAATGGGCTTTATCCGTCCTCTCCGACGTCGCGACCGGAAACGTCGAGACAAACTCTCGaaaacgcgcggcggcgatgcgcgacCTGATCAGCGAGCAGGGCCCCGCGTTCGTCAAGGTTGGGCAGGCGATCGCGATCCGTCCCGATCTCCTGCCCCAAGCCTACCTGGACGAGCTCCAAAAGCTGCTCGATCAGGTTGCGCCCTTCGGaagcgacgaggcgagggcgacgatcgaggcgagcttgggcgacggggtgacgctcgacgacgtcttcgaggacgccgcgaccgcgttcgcgcagccggtcgccgccgcgtccatcgggCAGGTGTATAAGGCGACGCTGAGgctggacgcgccgggcgtggaCCAATCGGAATCCAACGCTTGGGGCCGCGTTGTCGCCGTCAAGGTGCAGCGGCCGGATATCCTCTCCGTCGTCACCCTGGACCTGCTCGTCATCCGGTCCCtcctcgaggccgccgcgcgaatcCCCACCGGTAAcaacgcgctcctcgagcagGTGGTGCAGACCGCGGAGGGTTTCATCCCCGtcctggacgtcgccgcggaacgGTTcatggaggagctcgactACGGGCTGGAGGCGAACAACGCGTCGAGGTTCGAGGCGGATATGGCGCGAACGGAGgtggtccgcggcgccgtcaagGTTCCGCACGTCTTCCGCGGCCTTTCCGGGCGGTGCGTGCTGACGCAGGAGTGGGTGACGGGGCGTAAGCTCACGGAGATCACCGCGGATCCCGCCAGCGGCCCGGTGCGGGCCAAGTTGGTGCAGACGCTGCTGAACAGCTACATGGTGCAGTTTCTCGACACTGGCTTTCTCCACGCGGATCCGCACCCGGGTAACTTCATGCTCATGCCCGACGGCCGCCTGTGCATCCTCGACTACGGCATGATGACGGAGATTTCGCAGGACCAGAGGATCGCGTTCATCGAGTACATCGCCCACCTGTCCGCGCGAGAGTACGATAAGACCTTGGGCGACCTCGTCAACCTGGGCTTCGTCCCGGCTTCGCTGGCGGATGATCCCGCCAACAGGGCCATCGTC ACggacgcgctcaacgcgcagtccgcgtcgcgcgtgggCGAGCTCAGCGATAAGCTCGAGGCTCTCGCCAAGGACTACCCGCTTCAGCTTCCGCCGTATTTCGTGCTCATCCTTCGCGCTTTCGGCACCCTCGAGGGACTGGGCCTGAGCGTGGACGAGAACtacgccatcgtcgacgagtgCTTCCCGTACGTCGCGCGTCGAATGCTCGCGGACGACTCCCCGCGCATGCGCGCCGCCTTGCGATCCTTCgtgtacggcggcggcgacaggcTCAAGGTGAGCCGCGTGCGTGA
- a CDS encoding predicted protein, with product MITSIVTSPALVSIRSTNRAAARRRARPNFGTVAKSSGSGAEDAATVSAGTLAPSRRGALRGLAGALIAGVALNSPAPAQAKKANRLSDLSQITLSESEQAYQQSTLNLIAQTSALVQGRSKDVSGWLASSDEWYSGAKTAYSPKSQGRSFLMTTKLVAYLKNSFATLDGAAEFDPANPPFDAAKTAEWIQYAEGFTSGALAGDEARAAFAKATWGNYDKSAPLNRFGLCAFGETGGTKALGVNCDGY from the coding sequence aTGATCACCTCCATCGTGACGagccccgcgctcgtctccATCAGATCCACCAAccgggccgccgcccgtcgccgcgcccgcccgaaTTTCGGCACCGTCGCGAAATCATCCGGTTCGGGAGCCGAAGATGCCGCGaccgtctccgccggcaccctcgcgccgagccgtcgcggcgcccttcgcggcctcgccggcgcgctcatcgccggcgtTGCGCTGAACtcccccgccccggcgcaggccaagaaggccaacCGCCTCTCCGACCTCTCGCAGATCACCCTCTCAGAGTCCGAGCAGGCGTACCAGCAGAGCACCCTCAACCTCATCGCGCAGACCAGCGCCTTGGTCCAGGGCCGGAGCAAGGACGTCAGCGGATggctcgcctcctccgacgagTGGTACAGCGGCGCCAAGACGGCGTACTCGCCCAAGTCCCAGGGCCGCAGCTTTCTGATGACCACAAAGCTCGTCGCCTACCTGAAGAACTCCTTTgccaccctcgacggcgccgccgagtttgacccggcgaacccgccgttcgacgcggcgaagacggcggaaTGGATCCAGTACGCGGAGGGGTTCACGTCCGGCGCGctggcgggcgacgaggccagggcggcgttcgcgaaaGCCACCTGGGGTAACTACGATAAGAGCGCGCCGCTGAACCGGTTCGGGCTGTGCGCATTCGGGGAAACCGGCGGGACCAAGGCGCTCGGGGTCAACTGCGACGGGTACTGA